Part of the Desulfosalsimonas propionicica genome is shown below.
CGCACATGCGGCAGCAGATACAGGCTTCCGGATCGGCAGGATAGGCAATGTTGTGCTCATCGAGCGCCAGAACCTGCTTGGGACAGAAATGTACGCAAATTCCGCAACCCTTGCACCAGGTGCGTTCAATGTGATGGGCTTTTAATTTCTTTTTTGCCATGTTCAAAGCTCCGCGATTCAT
Proteins encoded:
- a CDS encoding 4Fe-4S dicluster domain-containing protein, coding for MAKKKLKAHHIERTWCKGCGICVHFCPKQVLALDEHNIAYPADPEACICCRMCEYRCPDLAIEVECQET